One Lolium rigidum isolate FL_2022 unplaced genomic scaffold, APGP_CSIRO_Lrig_0.1 contig_9424_1, whole genome shotgun sequence genomic window, CTGCGCTCGAGCGGCGGTTCCAGAAGGTGCACGTCGTGCAGCCGAGCATGCCAGCGACCCTCGGCATTCTGCAGGGGCTCAAGGAGCGGTCTGAACGACACTATGGCGTGGAAATTCAGGATTCCGCTATCGAGGCTGCAGTACACCTCGCCGACCGCTATATCACAGGTGATTTTTAAGCTTTTTGTTATTTTCGATAAGCTTTTTTATTGCGTAAGAGCTAAAATAATCTTCCATTGATATTGTTTAGGTCGTCAATTTCCTGATAAGGCGATTGATCTAATTGACGAGGCTTGCACATGGGTAGAAGGAAAACCGGGTGCAATTGTTAACCCCGATCTTGTAGCACAGGTAGGTATGTAATTTGTCATGCGTGTATTGACTAATTAGTTTTGCTATTTGAAGGTTATATTCAACCAATTTTGTTACTGTTTGAAGGTGGTAAGCCGATGGACTGGAATCCCTATAGCTAAGCTTGACGAAAGGGAGAAGGTCAAGTTAATGCACTTGGCCGACAGATTGCACAAGAGAGTAATTGGCCAGAATGAGGCGGTCGAGTTGGTTGCCGAAGCGGTGTTGCGTTCTAGGGCCGGCATTGCTCAGCCTGGCCAACCGATAGGCTCATTCCTCTTTCTAGGCTCGACCGGCGTTGGCAAAACGGAACTTGCAAAAGCTCTCGCCGAGCAGTTATTCGATAGCGAGAACATGTTGGTTCGCTTTGACATGACTGAATATACTTGCTCTTCTTCCGTGACGCGTCTCATTGGAGCACCCCCGAGGTTTCAAATTATAAATATTTTTTTTACATTACATTATCTTGTCATACTTTGTAGTTAGTTTTTTTACTAATACCAGTGCTCCTTTTGCGACATCATAAAGCTACCGTGGTCATAAAGACGGTGGACAACTGACAGAGAAAATCAGGAGACGCCCATACAGTGTTATCCTTTTTGACGAGGTGGAGAAGGCGGATTACTCAGTGATAAATCTTTTTCTTCAACTTCTTGACGATGGTGTGTTGACTGATGGACAAGGCCGGAGTGTAGATTTCAAAAATACGGTCATCATTATGACCTCAAATCTAGGAGCAGAACACCTAACCGGAGGAAAATCAACCGAAGTTGCACATGACCTTCTCATGAAACAGGTTTGTGGAACATAAGTACCCCTTGAAAATTCAAGCCACATGTTGATTTGCTAACGTAGATACATGCTTGGTGGTGTAGGTTCGGAGACACTTCAGGCCTGAACTTCTCAACAGATTGAGCGAGATTGTGATATTCGAGCCGCTTTCGCACCACCAGCTGAAGGAGATCGTGAACATCCAGATGAAGTGTGTCACTGACAGATTAGCCAGCAAGGGCATCTCTCTAGTGTTAAGGGAAGCCGCGCTGGATGTCATTCTGTTGGAATCGTACAACCCTGTAAGCAATGTTTCTTCTTTCGAAACAATCATACTATGCGGCTCACCTTTTATTAGATGAATCATCAACATTCTTTTGGTAAGTTTTGGTAATAACCAACCACATACACTGTGTCTTGCACAGGTGTACGGCGCAAGGCCCCTAAAGAGGTGGGTGGAAAAGCACATAATTACAACCATCTCCAAGATGATGGTCAGCGAAGAAGCTGGTGAAGGCTCGACggtctccatcgacgctgctgacGATGGGAAGGGTTTGAAATACCAAGTGGTGTAGAATAGAAGTGCATGGTCGGGTAACGATTTGAGGATCAAATGTACAGCTTTGACTGATTTCCTTTGTTCTCGCCCACACCATTAACACCGTATAGACTTGGAGATGTAGAACTCTTTTAGCAATGTGACACCATGATATGTGGACCCAGAAAATTTTGAGTATCCTGTATGTGATTGGCAGTAGTTAACTATCATTTTCCAAATTATATTTAGGCACC contains:
- the LOC124682357 gene encoding chaperone protein ClpB1-like, which produces MELVKSLAKQLFDSENMLVRFDITEYTCSSSVTRLIGAPRASSYYPVVGRDDEIDRVVHILCRRSKNCVALVGAAGVGKTAIAEGLAQRIVAGNVPPQLAGARLVELDLAAIVAGTQWRGMFEERIKAVINRAEASKGKIILFIDEMHMLIGAGDWRGRSDAANILKPALARGRIRCIGATTYDEYREHIEADPALERRFQKVHVVQPSMPATLGILQGLKERSERHYGVEIQDSAIEAAVHLADRYITGRQFPDKAIDLIDEACTWVEGKPGAIVNPDLVAQVVSRWTGIPIAKLDEREKVKLMHLADRLHKRVIGQNEAVELVAEAVLRSRAGIAQPGQPIGSFLFLGSTGVGKTELAKALAEQLFDSENMLVRFDMTEYTCSSSVTRLIGAPPSYRGHKDGGQLTEKIRRRPYSVILFDEVEKADYSVINLFLQLLDDGVLTDGQGRSVDFKNTVIIMTSNLGAEHLTGGKSTEVAHDLLMKQVRRHFRPELLNRLSEIVIFEPLSHHQLKEIVNIQMKCVTDRLASKGISLVLREAALDVILLESYNPVYGARPLKRWVEKHIITTISKMMVSEEAGEGSTVSIDAADDGKGLKYQVV